In the Maribacter sp. MJ134 genome, one interval contains:
- a CDS encoding MmcQ/YjbR family DNA-binding protein gives MNIEEFREYCIAKKGVTEGFPFDEQTLVFKVMGKMFALCGLERVPAQVNLKCDPERAIELRETYDGVIAGWHMSKKHWNTVFLDNIDPQLTRELIDHSYELVVAKFTKKLRTALEAL, from the coding sequence ATGAATATCGAAGAATTCAGGGAGTACTGCATCGCAAAGAAAGGTGTGACCGAAGGTTTTCCTTTTGATGAGCAAACCCTTGTTTTTAAAGTCATGGGAAAAATGTTCGCACTTTGCGGTCTGGAAAGAGTTCCTGCACAGGTAAACCTCAAATGCGACCCCGAAAGGGCCATTGAACTAAGGGAGACCTATGATGGCGTCATTGCAGGCTGGCATATGAGTAAAAAGCACTGGAATACTGTTTTTCTGGATAATATAGACCCTCAATTAACCAGGGAACTTATAGATCATTCGTATGAGCTAGTAGTGGCGAAATTTACAAAGAAATTAAGGACTGCTTTGGAGGCATTGTAA
- a CDS encoding Dabb family protein gives MKTITTLLFLTVSLTALAQNKETMNEFDSNFAHTVYFWLENPDSKEDCKAFETSLQKFLDNSAYAKTKFIGKPPRASRDVVDGSFTYSLIVSFESAEAQQNYQDEAPHKLFIEESSKLWTKVIVYDSQGI, from the coding sequence ATGAAAACAATTACGACTTTATTATTTTTAACCGTATCACTAACGGCCCTTGCCCAAAACAAAGAAACTATGAACGAGTTTGATTCCAATTTTGCCCATACGGTATATTTTTGGCTCGAAAATCCTGATAGTAAGGAGGATTGTAAAGCTTTTGAAACGTCACTTCAGAAATTCTTGGATAACTCCGCCTATGCTAAAACAAAATTCATCGGTAAACCGCCAAGAGCCAGTAGAGATGTAGTTGATGGTTCTTTTACTTATTCCTTGATTGTTTCTTTTGAGTCGGCCGAGGCACAGCAGAACTACCAAGATGAAGCACCGCACAAACTTTTTATAGAGGAGTCCAGTAAATTATGGACTAAAGTAATCGTTTATGATTCTCAAGGTATTTAG